A window of Clostridium sp. 'White wine YQ' contains these coding sequences:
- a CDS encoding elongation factor G, protein MNKTIGILAHVDAGKTTLAEQILYHTKSIRNRGRVDHKNTLLDNHNIEKDRGITVFSDQALFNYNDSTYFLIDTPGHIDFSPEMERAINAMDYGIIILSGVEGVQGHTETVWQLLRKYNKPTIFFINKIDRTSANTERVIEEIKNNLTKDVIFISKEFTKKPLNEEVIEFIAERDEKLLELYLNGDIEEALWIDSLKKMINENKIFPCFCGSALQDIGIEEFIYALDKLTYTQYNENDEFGGQVYKIRYDEQGNKVTYIKALTGNLKVRDEVKVQSSREEFTEKITQIRLYNGNKFKPVDNISAGEVFGVIGLNEAKVGDGVGNYFEEVNYEMIPTLKSKVIFDKSLNIKDVLNNFRILEAEDPSLNVEWNEKLQEIQVNIMGVIQLEVLKQLLEERFRLNVEFGPCEILYKETILTEGIGYGHFEPLKHYAEVHLKLESAVRNSGIIFENQCHADDMTIGHQNLVRTHIFEREHHGILTGSPLTDVKITLLTGRTHNKHTSGGDFREATYRALRQGLESCKNILLEPFYRFKIEAHIDNMGRLLSDIEKLNGSFETPEINNEKVIIIGRGPVATFMNYGTDFVAITKGKGKLNFIFDGYDICHNENEVIEKIGYNRNADIEYTSTSVFCSKGQSFLVDGSEAKDYMHCLK, encoded by the coding sequence ATGAATAAGACAATAGGCATATTAGCTCATGTTGATGCAGGAAAAACAACTTTGGCAGAGCAAATACTTTATCATACAAAAAGTATTAGAAATAGAGGAAGAGTAGATCATAAAAATACTTTGCTAGATAATCATAATATAGAAAAGGATAGGGGAATTACGGTATTTTCTGACCAAGCCTTATTTAATTATAATGATTCAACATATTTTTTAATTGATACTCCAGGACATATTGATTTTTCACCTGAAATGGAGAGAGCTATTAATGCAATGGATTATGGAATTATTATATTAAGTGGAGTTGAAGGAGTACAAGGACATACAGAAACAGTATGGCAATTACTAAGAAAGTATAACAAGCCAACCATTTTTTTCATAAATAAAATAGATAGAACCTCAGCAAATACTGAAAGGGTTATAGAAGAAATTAAGAATAATTTAACGAAAGATGTGATTTTCATTTCAAAGGAATTTACTAAAAAGCCTTTAAATGAAGAAGTTATAGAATTTATAGCAGAGCGAGATGAAAAGCTACTTGAACTATATTTAAATGGTGATATTGAGGAAGCTTTATGGATAGATTCTCTTAAAAAGATGATTAATGAGAATAAAATATTCCCATGTTTTTGTGGTTCAGCTTTACAAGATATAGGAATTGAAGAATTTATATATGCTTTAGATAAGCTTACCTATACTCAATATAATGAAAATGATGAATTTGGTGGACAAGTATATAAAATTAGATATGACGAGCAAGGAAATAAAGTAACTTATATTAAAGCATTAACTGGTAATTTAAAGGTTAGAGATGAAGTAAAAGTACAGTCATCAAGAGAAGAATTCACTGAAAAGATTACACAAATAAGATTGTATAATGGTAATAAATTTAAACCGGTTGATAATATATCAGCAGGAGAAGTTTTTGGAGTTATTGGACTAAACGAAGCTAAGGTTGGTGACGGGGTAGGGAACTATTTTGAAGAAGTAAATTATGAAATGATACCAACCTTAAAATCTAAAGTGATTTTTGATAAGTCTTTAAATATAAAAGATGTGTTAAATAATTTTAGAATTTTAGAAGCTGAAGACCCTTCTTTAAATGTTGAGTGGAACGAGAAATTGCAAGAAATACAAGTTAATATAATGGGTGTAATTCAATTAGAAGTCTTAAAACAGTTATTAGAAGAGAGATTTAGGCTTAATGTTGAATTTGGGCCATGTGAGATTTTGTATAAGGAAACCATATTAACTGAAGGAATAGGATATGGCCATTTTGAACCCTTAAAGCATTATGCTGAAGTTCACTTAAAGCTTGAATCAGCTGTAAGAAATAGCGGAATAATCTTTGAAAATCAATGTCATGCTGATGACATGACAATAGGTCACCAAAATTTAGTGAGAACTCATATATTCGAAAGGGAACACCATGGCATACTAACAGGATCACCTTTAACAGATGTAAAAATAACTTTATTAACTGGAAGAACTCATAATAAGCATACATCTGGTGGAGACTTTAGAGAAGCCACCTATAGAGCATTAAGGCAAGGTTTAGAAAGTTGTAAAAATATACTCTTAGAGCCATTCTATAGATTTAAAATTGAAGCACATATAGATAATATGGGAAGACTACTATCAGATATAGAAAAGTTAAATGGAAGCTTTGAAACACCAGAAATTAATAATGAAAAAGTAATTATTATAGGAAGAGGCCCAGTTGCAACTTTTATGAATTATGGAACTGATTTTGTGGCTATTACAAAAGGAAAAGGGAAATTAAACTTCATATTTGATGGATATGATATTTGCCATAATGAGAATGAAGTAATTGAAAAAATAGGTTATAACAGAAATGCTGATATAGAATATACTTCAACTTCGGTATTTTGTTCAAAGGGTCAATCATTCTTGGTTGATGGAAGTGAAGCAAAAGATTATATGCATTGTTTAAAATAA
- a CDS encoding Cof-type HAD-IIB family hydrolase, translated as MSNIKVIIMDVDGTLTNSKKEITKKTKEALIKAQKSGAILILASGRPTSGLMDFAKELKMDENHGILVSFNGAKVVDCETSEVLFNETMSIEQGQAVLEHMKKFDVRPMIDKGDYMYVNDVFNNQINNNGTSINIIQYESRGGKFKLCEKDDLAAFADYPLNKILTAGDPDYLKEHYKEMMEPFIDSLCCVFTAPFYFEFTAEGIDKAKALDTVLTPMGYKKEEMIAFGDGHNDASMVKYAGIGVAMANAVDDLKDIADEVTLSNEEDGIAYTLSKYFENLDLETAI; from the coding sequence ATGAGTAATATAAAAGTAATTATTATGGATGTAGACGGTACATTAACAAATAGTAAAAAAGAAATAACTAAAAAGACAAAAGAAGCTCTAATTAAAGCTCAAAAATCTGGAGCTATACTGATTCTAGCCTCTGGCAGACCTACATCAGGATTAATGGATTTTGCTAAAGAATTAAAAATGGATGAAAATCATGGCATTCTTGTTTCTTTTAACGGAGCTAAGGTTGTTGATTGTGAGACAAGCGAAGTTTTATTTAATGAAACCATGAGTATTGAACAAGGACAAGCGGTGCTTGAGCATATGAAAAAATTTGATGTTAGACCTATGATTGACAAAGGCGATTATATGTATGTTAATGATGTTTTTAACAATCAAATAAATAACAATGGTACTTCTATTAACATAATTCAATATGAATCTCGCGGAGGGAAATTCAAATTGTGCGAGAAAGATGACTTAGCAGCATTTGCTGACTATCCTTTAAATAAAATATTAACTGCTGGAGACCCTGATTATCTTAAAGAGCATTATAAAGAAATGATGGAACCATTTATAGATTCTTTATGCTGTGTATTCACAGCACCTTTTTACTTTGAATTTACTGCGGAAGGAATTGATAAGGCAAAGGCTTTAGATACCGTGCTAACTCCTATGGGATATAAAAAAGAAGAGATGATAGCTTTTGGTGATGGTCATAATGATGCCTCAATGGTTAAATATGCTGGTATAGGTGTGGCTATGGCTAATGCGGTAGATGATTTAAAAGATATTGCCGATGAAGTAACTTTATCTAATGAAGAAGATGGTATTGCCTATACATTAAGTAAGTACTTTGAGAATTTAGATTTAGAGACAGCAATTTAA
- a CDS encoding GNAT family N-acetyltransferase, translating into MSDFRYEVRELKLIELKDARELIKKVFMKFEAPDFPEEGVETFIKFIESDSLKDEFQNESLRFLGCFDNNKIIGVIGTRKVNHICLLFVDSEYHKQGIGKKLFQKVKESIQEIKITVNSSPYAVGFYHSLGFKDKDVEQLVDGIRFTPMEYFREKEMNNKTIYFATKALIIKDNKFISVHKSSVDHDLYELPGGRLEYGETPEETLDREIREELSLEVNIIKILDTWSYITDDFEIAGIIYLCTIKDGILALSNEHDKYEWLPFKKESTKYMNCIFEDRMNKWDFESILKEVQ; encoded by the coding sequence ATGAGTGATTTTAGATATGAAGTTCGAGAGCTAAAACTAATTGAATTAAAGGATGCCAGAGAGCTTATCAAAAAAGTTTTTATGAAATTTGAAGCTCCTGATTTCCCAGAAGAAGGAGTAGAAACATTTATAAAATTTATTGAATCAGATTCATTAAAAGATGAATTTCAAAATGAATCCTTAAGATTCTTGGGATGCTTTGATAATAACAAAATAATTGGAGTTATTGGAACAAGGAAAGTAAATCATATATGTTTGCTTTTTGTAGATAGCGAATATCATAAACAAGGAATTGGTAAAAAACTATTTCAAAAGGTTAAAGAATCTATACAAGAAATAAAAATTACTGTAAATTCTTCACCGTATGCAGTTGGTTTCTACCATTCACTTGGATTTAAGGATAAGGATGTTGAACAATTAGTTGATGGAATTAGATTTACTCCAATGGAATACTTTAGAGAGAAAGAAATGAATAATAAAACAATATACTTTGCGACAAAAGCATTGATTATTAAAGATAATAAATTTATATCTGTTCACAAATCATCGGTGGATCATGATTTATATGAACTACCGGGTGGTAGGTTAGAATATGGAGAAACACCAGAGGAAACGTTAGATAGAGAAATAAGAGAAGAGCTTAGTTTAGAGGTAAATATTATAAAGATCCTTGATACTTGGTCATATATTACAGATGATTTTGAGATAGCTGGAATTATCTATTTATGTACAATTAAGGATGGAATATTAGCCTTATCAAATGAGCATGACAAATATGAGTGGTTACCTTTTAAAAAAGAATCTACTAAGTATATGAATTGTATATTTGAAGATAGGATGAACAAATGGGACTTTGAATCTATTTTAAAAGAGGTTCAATAA
- a CDS encoding HEAT repeat domain-containing protein: MVLEKYRDYEIIRWKVVRAFESYKTENAIKILKEIMKNDNNEIIKNVAKRSLDIINNYMR; the protein is encoded by the coding sequence ATGGTTTTAGAAAAATATAGGGATTATGAAATTATAAGGTGGAAAGTAGTTAGGGCTTTTGAAAGCTATAAAACTGAAAATGCTATAAAAATTCTAAAAGAAATTATGAAAAACGATAATAATGAAATTATAAAAAATGTGGCAAAAAGATCTCTAGATATTATAAATAATTATATGAGGTGA
- a CDS encoding DUF1349 domain-containing protein: MFKFDLNNCFWINEPQKYKFNKDRIIITTDPNTDFWQRTYYGFRNDNSPALLIKTEEKYFSFTVRTYFNSKKLFDQCGVIIYQNSDNWFKASIEYENEEYQRLGSVVTNNGYSDWATTDIDGNIKTMYYRLSRRESDFCIENSYDGKVFKQMRIFHLFEGSKEINIGIYACSPSDSSFEAVFSELNISECLWEEHK; encoded by the coding sequence ATGTTTAAATTTGATTTAAATAATTGTTTCTGGATTAATGAACCTCAAAAATATAAATTTAATAAGGATAGGATTATTATTACAACAGATCCTAATACAGATTTTTGGCAAAGAACTTATTATGGCTTTAGGAATGATAATTCTCCAGCATTATTAATTAAAACAGAAGAAAAATACTTTTCATTTACTGTAAGGACATATTTCAATAGTAAGAAGTTGTTTGATCAATGCGGAGTCATTATTTATCAAAACTCAGACAACTGGTTTAAGGCTTCAATTGAGTATGAGAATGAAGAATATCAAAGACTAGGTAGTGTAGTTACTAATAATGGATATTCTGATTGGGCAACTACTGATATCGATGGAAATATAAAAACAATGTATTACAGGTTAAGTCGTAGAGAAAGTGATTTTTGCATTGAAAATTCATATGATGGTAAAGTATTTAAGCAAATGAGAATTTTTCATTTGTTTGAGGGAAGTAAAGAAATTAACATTGGAATATATGCTTGTAGTCCTTCAGATTCAAGTTTTGAAGCAGTATTTTCTGAATTAAATATAAGTGAATGTTTATGGGAAGAACATAAATAA
- a CDS encoding DUF3795 domain-containing protein, translated as MDKDLIGMCGTYCGVCEWKEKTNCPGCQKSKGQPFWGKCSIASCSIEKGFNHCGHCTSVPCEKLIDAYNDEEHGDNGERLINLKNWAEGKDMFLKLRTINTKDR; from the coding sequence ATGGACAAAGATTTGATAGGAATGTGTGGTACTTATTGCGGAGTTTGCGAGTGGAAGGAAAAGACAAATTGCCCAGGTTGTCAAAAAAGTAAAGGACAACCTTTCTGGGGAAAATGTTCAATTGCAAGTTGTTCAATAGAAAAAGGCTTTAATCATTGTGGTCACTGTACAAGTGTACCTTGTGAAAAGCTAATAGATGCGTATAACGATGAAGAACATGGTGATAACGGTGAAAGATTAATAAATTTAAAAAATTGGGCAGAGGGTAAGGATATGTTTTTAAAGTTAAGAACAATTAATACAAAAGACAGGTAA
- a CDS encoding MBL fold metallo-hydrolase gives MNFTILGSGGCVALPKPLCQCRVCQEARTKGKPYSRYGCSVYLEDIELLVDTPEDIVHALNYCNIKEVNKVLFSHMDPDHVLGMRVFEHLRLNWFEVAEKKECSNSIMVLAMKHVMEDINSIKSKYGSYLDYYEKVRNLIKREVIEEYIYLEQIKLTFIKAGAATVFVFEEKNKKVIYAPCDVKPFPINNIFMNADVMIIGNTIVGDELKDGYILNNESNIFSELFRMNEIEDLKKQYKIKKVIITHLEEDWGKSYDDYLNLQEQYDGILFAYDGMKVEV, from the coding sequence ATGAATTTTACAATCTTAGGTAGTGGAGGATGTGTAGCATTGCCAAAACCTTTATGTCAGTGTAGGGTGTGCCAAGAAGCAAGAACAAAGGGAAAACCATATTCAAGATATGGCTGTAGTGTATATCTTGAGGATATAGAATTATTAGTTGATACGCCTGAGGATATAGTCCATGCCCTTAATTATTGTAATATTAAAGAGGTAAATAAAGTGTTATTTAGCCATATGGATCCTGATCATGTGCTTGGAATGAGAGTGTTTGAGCATTTAAGACTTAATTGGTTTGAAGTAGCAGAGAAGAAGGAATGCTCAAACTCTATAATGGTACTTGCTATGAAACATGTGATGGAAGATATAAATTCTATAAAATCTAAGTATGGTTCATATTTAGATTACTATGAAAAAGTCAGAAACTTAATTAAAAGAGAAGTTATAGAAGAGTATATATACTTAGAGCAAATTAAATTGACATTTATTAAAGCTGGTGCTGCAACAGTTTTTGTCTTTGAAGAGAAGAATAAAAAAGTTATATATGCACCATGTGATGTTAAGCCATTTCCTATAAATAATATATTTATGAATGCTGATGTTATGATAATTGGAAATACAATTGTTGGAGATGAGCTTAAGGATGGCTACATATTGAATAATGAGAGCAATATATTTAGTGAACTTTTTAGAATGAATGAAATTGAAGATCTAAAAAAACAATATAAAATAAAGAAAGTTATTATAACACATCTTGAAGAAGATTGGGGTAAGTCATATGATGACTATTTAAATTTGCAAGAACAATATGATGGAATACTATTTGCATATGATGGGATGAAAGTTGAAGTATAG
- a CDS encoding PadR family transcriptional regulator gives MNRDKNLPLTETTYYILLALIEPSHGYIIMQKIEELSNEQVKIAAGTLYGALENLQKQKLIESVKSDDSRRKVYVITDRGKEILKLDYERMSRMLSATKELMKL, from the coding sequence ATGAATAGAGATAAAAACCTACCATTAACAGAAACAACTTATTACATTCTTTTAGCCTTAATAGAGCCTTCACATGGATATATTATTATGCAGAAGATTGAAGAATTAAGTAATGAACAAGTAAAGATAGCTGCTGGTACCCTTTATGGAGCTTTAGAAAATTTACAAAAGCAAAAGCTTATAGAATCAGTTAAAAGTGATGATAGCAGACGAAAGGTTTATGTAATAACAGATAGGGGAAAAGAAATATTAAAGCTTGACTATGAAAGAATGAGCAGAATGCTTAGTGCAACAAAAGAATTGATGAAACTGTAA
- a CDS encoding DUF2812 domain-containing protein: MKKIKFFIDYDKEEKWLNDMAKKGYELEDVIFTYKFRKVKPENAIIRIDFRKFKNQEDFIDYSTLFEDSGWKHIAGSKFYGAQYFKKVSENSQEDIFSDAMSKAGKYKRLSNMWASLAIAYLPFLGFLISFRSINVNAMMNPKLLYLTPGLWEMSGFNFWRHFLFETPFAISRGFIWLLIPFIIIIYVVCAVKAELLYRKKAM; this comes from the coding sequence GTGAAAAAAATAAAGTTTTTTATTGATTATGATAAAGAAGAAAAATGGTTAAATGATATGGCTAAAAAAGGTTATGAATTAGAGGATGTAATATTTACGTATAAATTTAGAAAAGTTAAGCCAGAGAATGCAATCATAAGAATTGATTTTAGAAAGTTTAAAAATCAAGAAGATTTCATTGACTATTCCACATTATTTGAAGATAGTGGTTGGAAGCATATAGCTGGTAGTAAATTTTATGGAGCTCAGTATTTTAAGAAAGTGAGTGAAAATAGCCAAGAAGATATTTTCTCAGATGCTATGTCTAAGGCAGGAAAATATAAAAGGTTATCAAATATGTGGGCATCATTAGCTATTGCATACCTGCCTTTTTTAGGATTTTTAATTTCTTTTAGGTCTATTAATGTTAATGCAATGATGAATCCTAAGCTATTATACCTAACTCCAGGACTTTGGGAAATGAGTGGTTTTAACTTTTGGAGACATTTCTTATTTGAAACACCCTTTGCAATTTCAAGAGGCTTTATTTGGTTATTAATACCTTTCATAATAATTATATATGTTGTTTGTGCTGTAAAAGCTGAACTTTTATATAGAAAAAAAGCAATGTAG
- a CDS encoding histidine phosphatase family protein — MRIFIVRHASKEFGDYYSDKLKHQDSPLSDEGVEKAKRLVDYFKYEKVDKIIASEYLRAFQTAKYVAENKGLEIIRDKRLNEIDNGIIESLSDEEIIEKYPDFWNDFFTYAKDVRFPEGETGEEVKKRQDELLEELKKDNKNVLLVSHEGYIRLLMCNLLQLPVYKRHLFKVEMCGIMEFEFDKRLNSWRVIRFNQSLDI, encoded by the coding sequence ATGAGGATTTTTATAGTTAGACATGCGAGTAAAGAGTTTGGAGATTATTATAGTGATAAACTTAAGCATCAGGATTCACCTTTAAGTGATGAAGGAGTAGAAAAAGCTAAAAGATTAGTAGACTATTTTAAATATGAGAAAGTTGATAAAATTATTGCAAGCGAATATTTAAGAGCTTTTCAAACAGCTAAATATGTTGCAGAAAATAAAGGATTAGAAATAATAAGAGATAAAAGATTAAATGAAATAGATAATGGAATAATTGAATCCTTGAGTGATGAAGAAATAATAGAAAAATATCCGGATTTCTGGAATGACTTTTTTACATACGCAAAAGATGTGAGATTTCCTGAGGGAGAAACAGGAGAAGAGGTAAAGAAAAGGCAAGATGAACTTTTAGAGGAACTTAAAAAGGATAATAAAAATGTTCTTTTAGTTAGTCATGAAGGGTATATAAGGCTATTAATGTGTAATTTATTACAACTTCCAGTTTATAAAAGGCATCTGTTTAAGGTTGAGATGTGCGGAATTATGGAATTCGAGTTCGATAAAAGGTTAAATTCATGGAGAGTAATTAGATTTAATCAAAGTTTAGATATATAA
- a CDS encoding MerR family transcriptional regulator — MRTVKEVSDLTGVSVRALHYYDEIGLLKPSKVTDSGYRLYDDETLDTLHQILFFKELDISLKEIKDIMSNPNFDKKQALKNQKELLILKRDRLNDLIELINKRIRGENAMSFKEFDMSQYLSVLEEFKNEHEDEIIKYHGSKEEFSKFIDLCKTNEENIAKMAIKQYGSIEKYTEAMKNNLDNFSSIMEKIEDFKKDYSEEYTQKSSELFNRLISDLNKDPKSKEIQQIVEEINQMNIEQYKFLNMDMGENYWGLMADLYSSNPVYIEIFEKKYGSGTSKFVGEAFKFYSENN, encoded by the coding sequence ATGCGAACAGTTAAAGAAGTATCAGACTTAACAGGAGTAAGTGTACGTGCACTACACTATTATGATGAAATAGGATTATTAAAGCCAAGTAAAGTTACAGATTCAGGTTATAGGCTATACGATGATGAAACTCTTGATACCTTGCATCAAATTCTGTTTTTCAAAGAACTTGATATTTCTTTAAAAGAAATTAAAGATATCATGTCTAATCCCAATTTTGATAAAAAACAAGCTCTTAAAAATCAAAAAGAACTGCTTATTTTAAAACGTGATAGACTAAATGATTTAATAGAGCTTATAAATAAGCGAATAAGAGGAGAGAATGCAATGAGTTTTAAAGAATTCGATATGAGTCAATATCTTAGCGTATTAGAAGAATTTAAGAATGAACATGAGGATGAAATAATAAAGTATCACGGCAGTAAAGAAGAGTTTAGTAAATTTATAGATCTATGTAAAACTAATGAAGAAAATATTGCAAAGATGGCAATAAAGCAATATGGAAGTATAGAAAAGTATACAGAGGCTATGAAGAATAATCTTGATAACTTTTCAAGTATAATGGAGAAGATTGAAGATTTTAAAAAAGATTATTCAGAAGAATATACTCAAAAATCTTCAGAACTATTCAATAGACTAATTTCTGATTTAAATAAAGATCCTAAATCTAAGGAAATTCAACAAATTGTAGAAGAAATAAATCAAATGAATATAGAACAATATAAATTCTTAAATATGGATATGGGAGAGAACTACTGGGGGCTAATGGCTGATCTTTACTCCTCAAATCCTGTATATATAGAAATCTTTGAAAAAAAATATGGTTCTGGCACATCAAAGTTTGTTGGAGAAGCTTTTAAATTCTATTCTGAAAATAATTAA
- a CDS encoding DUF5680 domain-containing protein, translating to MSFGAKLQELRKEKGLSQELLSEYIGVSRQAVAKWEIGQSYPDIEKLISISDIFKVSIDKLVKSSDDPCGLREDSSQEIKKNEKVIEFLCKAKKKTYAGRGAEVEPSRPSSHDLRYIEGNFKYIDTYLGGRNFAGEEAIWQEDVPIWSMNYIGRVLSEEFSGGFLKEVLSNVNNKYPYRGPLVYENGEYKYHAIINGEFSWFQGYEEIYYNHKKVYECFFHGGNII from the coding sequence ATGAGTTTTGGAGCAAAGTTACAAGAACTTAGGAAAGAGAAAGGGTTATCCCAAGAACTATTATCTGAATATATTGGTGTTTCTAGACAAGCAGTTGCAAAATGGGAAATAGGTCAATCATATCCTGATATTGAGAAATTAATTTCTATAAGTGATATATTTAAAGTAAGTATTGATAAATTGGTTAAAAGTAGTGATGACCCATGTGGCTTAAGAGAAGATAGTTCACAAGAAATTAAGAAAAATGAAAAAGTTATAGAGTTTTTATGTAAAGCTAAAAAGAAAACATATGCAGGTAGAGGAGCTGAAGTTGAGCCTTCAAGACCAAGCTCACATGACTTACGTTATATAGAAGGAAATTTTAAATATATTGATACTTATTTAGGAGGAAGAAATTTTGCAGGTGAGGAAGCAATATGGCAAGAGGATGTTCCAATTTGGTCAATGAATTATATTGGACGAGTCTTATCAGAAGAATTTTCAGGAGGATTTCTAAAAGAAGTATTGTCTAACGTAAATAATAAATATCCTTATAGAGGACCACTAGTATATGAAAATGGAGAATATAAGTATCATGCAATAATAAATGGAGAATTTAGTTGGTTTCAAGGATATGAAGAAATTTATTATAATCATAAAAAAGTATATGAATGTTTTTTTCATGGTGGAAATATTATATAA
- a CDS encoding nuclear transport factor 2 family protein: MEKLKNHILELEKELLKPNIRQSPEKISMLLSENFIEFCSSGYIYKYKKGEAIEDNISQKELKWEIINFDISILSEDSVLATYKLIKHDEIAEKKYSLRSSIWKSINGKWKMIFHQGTLITNI; the protein is encoded by the coding sequence GTGGAGAAGTTAAAGAATCATATTTTAGAATTAGAAAAAGAATTACTTAAACCTAACATAAGACAATCTCCTGAGAAAATTAGTATGTTATTATCAGAGAATTTTATTGAATTTTGCAGCTCAGGTTATATTTATAAATATAAAAAAGGTGAAGCAATAGAAGATAATATAAGTCAAAAAGAATTAAAGTGGGAAATTATAAATTTTGATATTTCTATTCTTAGTGAGGATAGTGTACTAGCAACATATAAATTAATTAAGCATGATGAGATTGCTGAGAAGAAATACTCACTTAGAAGTTCTATTTGGAAAAGTATAAATGGTAAGTGGAAGATGATTTTTCATCAAGGAACTTTAATAACTAATATTTGA